In bacterium, the following proteins share a genomic window:
- a CDS encoding chemotaxis protein CheW, whose protein sequence is MREPHYVSFVMDRHLLGIDILLVREIIRNVDFTPVAKAPAAVRGLLNLRGQIITVLDLGPALGLPLREIGPDSRCLILKSPEETAHLLAAGLVDEEPVGEAVGLLVDAISDVIRPGEQGVDPPPANANGIDSDHLRGVVRLEDRLLLVLGLKRLLEEGLGHRGLAARS, encoded by the coding sequence ATGCGTGAGCCGCACTATGTGTCGTTCGTGATGGACCGCCACCTGCTGGGGATCGACATCCTGCTCGTGCGCGAGATCATCCGGAATGTCGACTTCACGCCGGTCGCCAAGGCGCCCGCGGCCGTGCGTGGCCTGCTCAATCTGCGCGGCCAGATCATCACGGTGCTCGACCTCGGCCCGGCGCTCGGCCTGCCGCTGCGCGAGATCGGCCCCGACTCCCGTTGCCTGATACTGAAGTCGCCCGAAGAGACGGCGCACCTGCTGGCGGCTGGACTCGTCGACGAGGAACCGGTCGGTGAAGCCGTCGGCCTGCTGGTCGACGCCATCAGCGACGTGATCCGGCCGGGCGAACAGGGCGTGGATCCGCCGCCGGCCAATGCCAACGGCATCGACTCCGACCACCTGCGCGGGGTCGTGCGACTCGAGGACCGGCTCCTGCTGGTCCTGGGACTGAAGCGACTGCTCGAAGAGGGGCTGGGCCACAGGGGCCTGGCCGCGAGAAGCTGA
- a CDS encoding methyl-accepting chemotaxis protein → MFLSKLSIRAKVTLASVLLPTALFTVLTITWARDERRAVNEQYVDKARAVVYGAEGARDYMEQSWKSGAFDAAMLRRWHDEGQADRAINAVPIVAGWRTAMAHAEEGDYQFKVPKFSPRNPENEPDATEARALRFLEKERQSEYWEIDHETNKLRYFRPIVLTENCLLCHGDPATSRMVWGTNDGTDITGARMEGWKVGEVHGAFEVLQSLDAADAAFRAGVARMVVFVVVGLAALALLLQWTLQRILIRPLQESVKFADGLAAGDLGTRVAHADRQDEIGRLSRSLNAMADSLRTLISDMRSGSQTLKESSGSLGSQSDKLASDSESMTDVANTVSSAGEELSSSIAGIASSAEDMSNMLNTVAASIEEMTASITEVAKNSVRSADIADNANRQSKSTVEIMGQLKAASEKIGRVLEVISDIADQTNLLALNATIEAASAGDAGKGFAVVANEVKELARQTTQATEEINREIDDMRQRTTAAVSAVESISKVIGEVNEISTSIAGAVEEQSATLNEIAKSGGVANQAAQEISRRVNEGAKGTQEISRTIQAVREGVHETDKGIQATRRNAAELSNLSERMDELVSRFTL, encoded by the coding sequence ATGTTCCTGTCCAAGTTGTCGATCCGCGCGAAAGTGACGCTGGCCAGCGTGCTGCTGCCGACGGCGCTGTTCACGGTGTTGACCATCACCTGGGCGCGAGACGAGCGCCGTGCCGTCAACGAGCAGTACGTGGACAAGGCGCGCGCGGTGGTCTACGGCGCTGAAGGTGCGCGTGACTACATGGAGCAGAGCTGGAAGAGCGGGGCATTCGACGCCGCCATGCTCCGTCGCTGGCATGATGAAGGCCAGGCGGATCGTGCCATCAATGCCGTGCCCATCGTCGCCGGCTGGCGGACGGCCATGGCCCATGCGGAAGAAGGCGATTACCAGTTCAAGGTGCCCAAGTTCTCGCCGCGGAATCCGGAGAACGAGCCCGATGCGACGGAGGCGCGCGCCCTGCGGTTCCTGGAGAAGGAGCGCCAGTCGGAGTACTGGGAGATCGACCACGAGACGAACAAGCTGCGCTACTTCCGCCCGATCGTCTTGACGGAGAACTGCCTGCTTTGCCACGGCGACCCGGCGACCAGCCGAATGGTCTGGGGCACGAACGACGGTACGGATATCACGGGTGCCCGCATGGAAGGCTGGAAGGTGGGCGAAGTCCACGGCGCCTTTGAGGTCCTGCAGTCCCTGGACGCCGCCGACGCGGCGTTCCGGGCCGGCGTGGCCCGCATGGTGGTCTTCGTGGTTGTGGGGCTGGCGGCGCTGGCGCTGCTGTTGCAGTGGACGCTGCAGCGCATCCTGATCCGGCCGCTGCAGGAGAGCGTCAAGTTCGCCGACGGGCTGGCGGCCGGTGATCTCGGTACGCGGGTGGCGCACGCCGATCGCCAGGACGAGATCGGCCGGCTCAGCCGTTCGCTCAACGCGATGGCCGACAGCCTGCGCACGCTGATCTCGGATATGAGGTCCGGCAGCCAGACATTGAAGGAGTCGAGCGGCAGTCTCGGTTCGCAGAGCGACAAGCTGGCCTCCGACTCGGAGTCGATGACCGACGTGGCCAACACCGTCAGTTCCGCGGGTGAGGAGCTCTCTTCGAGCATCGCCGGCATCGCCAGCAGCGCCGAGGACATGTCGAACATGCTCAACACGGTGGCCGCCAGCATCGAGGAAATGACGGCCTCCATCACCGAAGTGGCCAAGAACAGCGTGCGCAGCGCGGACATCGCCGACAACGCGAACCGCCAGAGCAAGTCCACGGTCGAGATCATGGGGCAGCTGAAGGCGGCCAGCGAGAAGATCGGTCGGGTGCTCGAGGTCATCTCCGACATCGCCGACCAGACCAACCTGCTGGCGCTGAACGCGACCATCGAGGCCGCCAGCGCCGGCGATGCCGGCAAGGGCTTTGCCGTGGTTGCCAACGAGGTCAAGGAACTCGCCCGGCAGACCACGCAGGCCACCGAGGAGATCAACCGCGAGATCGACGACATGCGGCAGCGCACGACCGCCGCCGTGTCGGCCGTCGAGAGCATCAGCAAGGTTATCGGCGAGGTCAACGAGATCTCGACCTCGATCGCCGGCGCCGTGGAGGAGCAGTCGGCCACCCTGAACGAGATCGCCAAGAGCGGTGGCGTGGCCAACCAGGCGGCGCAGGAGATCTCGCGCCGGGTCAACGAGGGTGCCAAGGGCACCCAGGAGATCTCGCGGACGATCCAGGCCGTGCGCGAGGGCGTGCACGAGACGGACAAGGGCATCCAGGCGACGCGCCGGAATGCCGCCGAGCTTTCTAACCTGTCCGAGCGGATGGACGAGCTGGTTTCGCGGTTCACGCTGTAG
- the cheB gene encoding chemotaxis-specific protein-glutamate methyltransferase CheB: MGLRALVIEDSLVFQKIMAEVLRSLPGVEAVDLAGNGADGLAAAARQTPDVVFLDLHLPDMDGLTVLDRMKARWPRLRVVVVSGLTIEGADLTITALSRGAQQFVRKPSGSGFQQSVAMLKAELEPVVNTVRSQLGVAVAAGRPALRPAAPPPPGVEVRAARSTRPHAAGFWVTAIAVSTGGPEALSRVIPRLPAGYPVPVVVVQHMPPVFTLSLARSLDAKSALTVVEAAEGDVLVAGKVYIAPGGRHLAVVREGAQAVVRLNDDAPEQSVRPAADVMLRSLARINGTQRVLTAVMTGMGEDGLAGVRLVKAAGGWCVTQSEGSCVVYGMPRAVDVAGLSDETVALDDLASRLTTLAGCGRASKV; the protein is encoded by the coding sequence ATGGGACTGCGGGCGCTGGTGATCGAGGACAGCCTGGTCTTCCAGAAGATCATGGCCGAGGTCCTGCGAAGCCTGCCGGGTGTCGAGGCTGTCGACCTGGCCGGGAACGGCGCCGACGGCCTGGCTGCGGCAGCGCGCCAGACCCCCGACGTGGTGTTCCTCGACCTGCACCTGCCGGACATGGACGGGCTGACTGTTCTGGACCGGATGAAGGCGCGCTGGCCCCGCTTGCGAGTGGTGGTGGTGAGCGGCCTGACCATCGAGGGTGCCGACCTGACGATCACGGCGTTGTCCCGGGGTGCGCAGCAATTCGTGCGCAAGCCGTCCGGCAGCGGCTTCCAGCAATCGGTGGCAATGCTGAAGGCCGAGCTGGAGCCGGTCGTGAACACGGTGCGTTCGCAGCTCGGCGTGGCGGTGGCCGCCGGCAGGCCGGCGCTGCGACCGGCAGCACCGCCGCCGCCGGGAGTGGAGGTGCGGGCGGCGCGCAGCACGCGTCCGCACGCCGCCGGATTCTGGGTCACGGCAATCGCGGTCTCGACGGGCGGCCCCGAAGCCCTGTCGCGGGTGATTCCCCGCCTGCCCGCCGGGTACCCGGTGCCGGTCGTGGTGGTTCAGCACATGCCGCCGGTGTTCACGCTCTCGCTGGCCCGCAGCCTCGACGCGAAGTCGGCGCTGACGGTCGTCGAAGCGGCCGAAGGTGACGTCCTGGTGGCCGGTAAGGTGTACATCGCGCCGGGCGGGCGTCACCTCGCGGTGGTCCGGGAAGGCGCGCAGGCTGTCGTCCGGTTGAACGACGACGCGCCGGAACAGAGCGTGCGTCCCGCCGCCGACGTGATGCTGCGTTCGCTGGCCCGCATCAACGGCACGCAGCGCGTGCTGACGGCCGTCATGACCGGCATGGGCGAGGACGGATTGGCCGGCGTGCGGCTCGTGAAAGCGGCCGGCGGCTGGTGCGTGACGCAGAGCGAGGGCTCCTGCGTCGTGTACGGGATGCCGCGGGCGGTGGACGTCGCCGGCCTCAGCGACGAAACGGTGGCGCTCGACGACCTGGCGAGCCGCTTGACGACATTGGCCGGCTGCGGCCGCGCATCGAAGGTCTGA
- a CDS encoding protein-glutamate O-methyltransferase CheR, translating to MATAITTREFDRIREFLQRETSISLTDDKAYLVETRLSEIMKAHGLPDYGALSMALQANLPRGLRDLVIDAMTTNETLWFRDVAPFDAFRDHLLPAWAGEIAAGKRQKVRIWSAACSTGQEPYSLSMLYHEASRRFPSLRPENLDILATDLSDSSLATARAGNYGGMAIQRGLPDSYLERYFTPGADGRHEVRREIRDRVVFRKFNLRDSFVMMGSFDIILTRYVLIYFQDDFKREVLRKVHGALDKSGVLFLGSSESLPENVPGYAMVRRARATWYQKVEAGAGKAAQPAPARPATPPVATAPLPPAAPQGRAPESGAAPAGTSVDLNAVMQRLKDMNAKYDK from the coding sequence ATGGCCACGGCGATCACGACACGGGAATTCGACCGCATTCGCGAATTCCTGCAGCGGGAAACCTCGATCAGCCTGACCGACGACAAGGCCTACCTGGTCGAGACCCGGCTGTCCGAGATCATGAAGGCGCACGGGCTGCCCGACTACGGTGCGCTGTCGATGGCCCTGCAGGCCAACCTGCCGCGCGGCCTGCGCGACCTGGTGATCGACGCCATGACCACCAACGAGACGCTCTGGTTCCGCGACGTCGCCCCCTTCGACGCCTTCCGCGACCACCTCCTGCCGGCCTGGGCGGGGGAGATCGCGGCCGGCAAGCGCCAGAAGGTCCGCATCTGGTCAGCCGCCTGTTCGACCGGCCAGGAGCCATATTCGCTGTCGATGCTGTACCACGAGGCTTCGCGCCGCTTCCCGTCGTTGCGCCCCGAAAACCTCGATATCCTGGCCACGGACCTTTCCGATTCCTCGCTGGCCACCGCCCGGGCGGGCAACTATGGCGGCATGGCCATCCAGCGCGGCCTTCCCGACAGCTACCTCGAGCGCTATTTCACGCCTGGCGCCGACGGCCGCCACGAAGTCCGGCGCGAGATCCGCGACCGTGTCGTGTTCCGCAAGTTCAACCTGCGCGACTCGTTCGTCATGATGGGCTCGTTCGATATCATCCTCACGCGCTATGTCCTCATCTACTTCCAGGACGACTTCAAGCGCGAGGTCCTGCGCAAGGTCCACGGCGCCCTCGACAAGAGCGGGGTCCTCTTCCTGGGCTCGAGCGAGAGCCTGCCGGAGAACGTGCCGGGCTACGCCATGGTGCGGCGCGCCCGGGCCACCTGGTACCAGAAGGTCGAAGCCGGCGCCGGCAAGGCGGCCCAGCCCGCCCCGGCGCGCCCGGCGACACCCCCCGTGGCGACGGCGCCGCTTCCGCCCGCTGCGCCGCAGGGCAGGGCTCCCGAATCCGGCGCCGCGCCGGCCGGCACGTCCGTGGACCTGAACGCGGTGATGCAGCGTCTCAAGGACATGAACGCTAAATACGACAAATAG
- the groES gene encoding co-chaperone GroES — protein sequence MNIKPLADRVIVKPAEKETMKGGIIIPDTAKEKPMQGTIVAVGPGQISDSGERVTPEVKKGDTVLYGKYSGTEVNVDGVDYLILRESDVLAILG from the coding sequence ATGAACATCAAGCCGCTGGCCGACCGTGTCATCGTCAAGCCGGCCGAGAAGGAAACGATGAAGGGCGGCATCATCATTCCGGACACCGCCAAGGAAAAGCCCATGCAGGGCACGATCGTCGCGGTCGGCCCCGGCCAGATCAGCGACAGCGGCGAGCGCGTGACGCCCGAAGTCAAGAAGGGCGACACCGTGCTGTACGGGAAGTACTCCGGCACCGAAGTCAACGTCGACGGCGTCGACTACCTGATCCTGCGCGAGAGCGACGTCCTGGCCATCCTCGGCTAG
- the groL gene encoding chaperonin GroEL (60 kDa chaperone family; promotes refolding of misfolded polypeptides especially under stressful conditions; forms two stacked rings of heptamers to form a barrel-shaped 14mer; ends can be capped by GroES; misfolded proteins enter the barrel where they are refolded when GroES binds), whose product MAKLIHHSDSARDALKRGVDALANTVKITLGPRGRNVILDKKFGAPIVTNDGVTIAREIELKDPFENMGAQMVKEVASKTNDVAGDGTTTATILAQSMIHEGLRNLAAGANPMYVKKGIEAATAAAVEALLKQAKPVKDSATIANVAAISANNDKAIGAMIAEAMEKVGKDGVITVEEAKGTEMELDVVEGMQFDRGYQSPYFITNADQMRVELDNPFVLIYDKKISNMKDMLPVLEKVAQIGRPMLIICEEVEGEALATLVVNKLRGTLQIAAVKAPGFGDRRKAMLEDIAVLTGGRLMSEDAGLKLENTTTADLGQCSKITCDKDNTTIVGGKGKAADVKARIAQIRAQIEDTTSDYDREKLQERLAKLAGGVAVIRVGATTEVEMKEKKHRVEDALSATRAAVEEGIVCGGGVALLKTAKAIAALELTGEMAVGRDIVMRAVEEPLRMIATNAGIEGSLVVARLRDEKKPNVGFNAATMEYEDLMEAGIIDPAKVTRSALQNAASIAAMLLTTEACVTDEPEKDKGGGMPGGMGGMGGMDGMM is encoded by the coding sequence ATGGCCAAGTTGATTCATCACAGCGACAGTGCCCGCGATGCGCTCAAGCGCGGCGTCGATGCGCTGGCCAACACCGTCAAGATCACGCTCGGGCCCCGCGGCCGGAATGTCATCCTCGACAAGAAGTTCGGCGCGCCCATCGTCACCAACGACGGCGTGACCATCGCCCGCGAGATCGAACTGAAGGACCCGTTCGAGAACATGGGCGCCCAGATGGTCAAGGAAGTCGCCAGCAAGACCAACGACGTGGCCGGCGACGGCACCACGACGGCGACGATCCTGGCCCAGTCGATGATCCACGAGGGCCTGCGCAACCTGGCCGCCGGCGCCAACCCGATGTACGTCAAGAAGGGCATCGAGGCCGCCACCGCCGCCGCCGTCGAGGCGCTGCTCAAGCAGGCCAAGCCGGTGAAGGACAGCGCCACGATCGCCAATGTCGCCGCCATCAGCGCGAACAACGACAAGGCGATCGGCGCCATGATCGCCGAGGCGATGGAGAAGGTCGGCAAGGACGGCGTCATCACGGTGGAAGAGGCCAAGGGCACCGAGATGGAGCTGGACGTGGTCGAGGGCATGCAGTTCGACCGCGGCTACCAGAGCCCGTACTTCATCACCAATGCCGACCAGATGCGCGTCGAGCTGGACAACCCGTTCGTGCTCATCTACGACAAGAAGATCAGCAACATGAAGGACATGCTGCCGGTCCTGGAGAAGGTCGCGCAGATCGGCCGCCCGATGCTGATCATCTGCGAAGAGGTCGAGGGCGAGGCCCTGGCCACGCTGGTGGTCAACAAGCTGCGCGGCACGCTGCAGATCGCGGCCGTGAAGGCGCCCGGCTTCGGCGACCGCCGCAAGGCCATGCTCGAGGACATCGCCGTGCTGACCGGCGGCCGCCTCATGTCCGAGGATGCCGGCCTGAAGCTGGAGAACACGACGACGGCCGACCTGGGCCAGTGCTCGAAGATCACCTGTGACAAGGACAACACGACGATCGTGGGCGGCAAGGGCAAGGCTGCCGACGTCAAGGCCCGGATCGCCCAGATCCGCGCCCAGATCGAGGACACGACCAGCGACTACGACCGGGAGAAGCTGCAGGAGCGCCTGGCCAAGCTGGCCGGCGGCGTCGCGGTCATCCGCGTCGGCGCCACGACCGAGGTCGAGATGAAGGAGAAGAAGCACCGGGTGGAGGACGCGCTGAGCGCGACCCGCGCCGCGGTGGAAGAGGGCATCGTCTGCGGCGGCGGCGTGGCGCTGCTGAAGACCGCGAAGGCGATTGCCGCCCTCGAGCTGACCGGCGAGATGGCCGTCGGCCGCGACATCGTGATGCGCGCGGTCGAGGAGCCCCTGCGGATGATCGCGACCAACGCGGGCATCGAGGGTTCGCTGGTCGTCGCGCGCCTGCGCGACGAGAAGAAGCCGAACGTGGGCTTCAACGCCGCGACGATGGAATACGAGGACCTCATGGAGGCCGGTATCATCGACCCGGCGAAGGTGACCCGCAGCGCGTTGCAGAACGCCGCTTCGATCGCGGCCATGCTGCTGACGACCGAGGCCTGCGTCACCGACGAGCCCGAGAAGGACAAGGGCGGCGGCATGCCCGGCGGCATGGGCGGCATGGGCGGCATGGACGGGATGATGTAG
- a CDS encoding glycosyltransferase produces the protein MAGRGFRLPADGGQSFDAGAGTGYTARMHILHLGKYYAPYRGGMETILQAMAEGLLDEGCDVTLVVSAEGPRSLVETVRGPGSGREGRLLRVARLGLVNSQPINPSLAGDLRRELARRRPDILHVHLPNPLAAATCLALRRDPSVAKVPLAVWYHADITRQRLGARLVAPVVTACLREADGICVSSAALRDGSPVLAAWRDKISVVPFGIEALPWRDVAARRDGPLLFVGRLVGYKGVAVLLEALARVPGARLDIVGEGPLEAELRGLAGRLGLDGRVRFLGEMDGSRIAQQLAGARALVLPSIDRSEAFGLVQLEAMAAGVAVICSDLPTGVREVGLPGRTCLQVAPGDIDALAGAIADICAAGDLADRLGEAGRARFDEHFTREAMIGRLLAWYRRLAADTNGGAS, from the coding sequence ATGGCCGGGAGGGGCTTTCGCCTGCCTGCCGACGGCGGTCAGAGCTTTGACGCCGGCGCCGGCACGGGCTACACTGCGCGGATGCACATCCTCCACCTGGGCAAGTACTACGCGCCGTACCGCGGCGGCATGGAGACCATCCTGCAGGCGATGGCCGAGGGCCTGCTTGACGAGGGCTGCGACGTCACGCTCGTGGTCTCGGCCGAGGGGCCGCGCAGCCTGGTTGAGACCGTCCGTGGACCGGGCTCGGGAAGGGAAGGCCGCCTGCTGCGGGTGGCGCGGCTGGGGCTGGTCAATTCACAACCGATCAACCCTTCCCTCGCCGGCGACCTGCGACGCGAGCTGGCGCGCCGGAGGCCGGACATCCTGCACGTACACCTGCCGAACCCGCTGGCGGCGGCAACGTGCCTGGCCCTGCGGCGCGACCCGTCGGTCGCGAAAGTGCCGCTGGCCGTCTGGTACCACGCCGACATCACGCGACAGCGCCTGGGGGCGCGGCTCGTGGCGCCGGTGGTGACGGCCTGCCTGCGCGAGGCGGACGGCATCTGCGTCTCGTCGGCAGCCCTGCGTGACGGTTCACCGGTACTGGCGGCGTGGCGCGACAAGATCTCGGTGGTGCCGTTCGGCATCGAGGCGTTGCCGTGGCGCGATGTGGCCGCGCGGCGGGACGGCCCGCTGCTCTTCGTCGGGCGACTGGTGGGCTACAAGGGCGTCGCCGTGCTCCTGGAAGCGCTGGCGCGTGTGCCCGGGGCGCGTCTCGACATTGTCGGCGAGGGCCCGCTGGAAGCGGAACTGCGTGGACTGGCGGGCCGCCTCGGGCTCGACGGTCGCGTGCGCTTCCTCGGCGAGATGGACGGCTCGCGAATCGCCCAGCAACTGGCGGGCGCCCGCGCTCTCGTCCTGCCGAGCATCGACCGCAGCGAGGCGTTCGGCCTCGTCCAGCTCGAAGCGATGGCGGCGGGCGTGGCCGTGATCTGCAGCGACCTGCCGACCGGTGTGCGCGAAGTGGGGCTGCCGGGGCGCACCTGCCTGCAGGTGGCGCCGGGGGACATCGACGCGCTGGCCGGTGCGATTGCCGACATCTGCGCCGCCGGCGATCTTGCTGACAGACTCGGTGAAGCCGGCCGCGCCCGTTTCGACGAGCATTTCACGCGGGAGGCGATGATCGGTCGCCTCCTGGCGTGGTACCGCCGGTTGGCGGCCGACACGAACGGCGGGGCGTCCTGA
- the yqeC gene encoding putative selenium-dependent hydroxylase accessory protein YqeC: MRYSFLDPWHVFLPREAGHVVALCGSGGKTSLLMEIARLWAAEGLPVVATTTTRTEQLADVLAVDSAATAAAARTAPVVYRHGGVRADGKWEGIAAADVDALDSELPGRLVVVEVDGAAKRPFKYYRAGEPVWPQRTSLALVVMGVGGVGDLAGEVVHRLGREDVTDPVGVAAGDVWQWDQAYTLLTGPGGYLDQVPEGVPVVLVLAGLEDQPDSIGLFGFTGRAMEHPRVPLVLFCSRGEGGLSLRAACRIEGEDEDEEEDADDGAVHPGDDHDRG; encoded by the coding sequence ATGCGGTATTCGTTCCTCGACCCCTGGCACGTGTTCCTGCCACGCGAAGCTGGACATGTCGTTGCCCTCTGCGGATCCGGCGGCAAGACATCCCTGCTGATGGAGATTGCCCGCCTGTGGGCCGCGGAGGGCCTGCCTGTCGTGGCGACGACGACAACGCGTACCGAACAGCTCGCCGATGTCCTGGCGGTCGATTCGGCGGCGACGGCGGCAGCGGCAAGAACGGCACCGGTCGTCTACCGCCACGGAGGCGTGCGCGCAGACGGCAAGTGGGAAGGCATTGCCGCGGCGGACGTCGATGCCCTCGACAGCGAACTGCCCGGACGCCTCGTCGTTGTCGAGGTCGACGGTGCGGCGAAGCGGCCGTTCAAGTACTACCGCGCCGGTGAGCCGGTCTGGCCGCAGCGGACATCGCTGGCGCTGGTGGTCATGGGTGTGGGTGGCGTCGGCGACCTGGCCGGCGAGGTTGTGCACCGCCTCGGGCGCGAAGACGTCACCGATCCGGTCGGCGTTGCCGCCGGTGACGTCTGGCAGTGGGACCAGGCCTACACGCTGCTCACCGGGCCCGGCGGCTATCTCGACCAGGTGCCAGAGGGCGTGCCGGTGGTGCTGGTGCTGGCCGGACTCGAGGACCAGCCCGACAGCATCGGCCTGTTCGGGTTTACCGGGCGTGCGATGGAGCACCCGCGGGTGCCGCTGGTGCTCTTCTGCAGTCGCGGTGAAGGCGGCCTCTCGCTGCGGGCCGCGTGCCGGATCGAGGGCGAGGACGAGGACGAGGAAGAGGACGCCGACGACGGCGCCGTTCATCCAGGCGACGATCATGACCGGGGCTGA
- a CDS encoding NTP transferase domain-containing protein, with protein sequence MTGADVDAVARCDVAVIMCRGSSRRFGSPKALACVGNDPQPLLRRVVDRFTGRFAGGIIVITTGDLEARCRSALEGVPDVVVVAGPAGGDTALTLALAWEHLTARAPTCTHVWAHPVDVPDISAKTLVQLAGVSESRPERAVRPTWSGTPGHPLVLPVATLGLLAPEARTWTGPWRALMEQAVAEGRISAPVLVAVADPGVVHDHDEPGATGGAAASGGRNDDT encoded by the coding sequence ATGACCGGGGCTGACGTTGACGCCGTCGCACGGTGCGATGTCGCGGTCATCATGTGCCGCGGGTCCAGCCGCCGGTTCGGCTCCCCGAAAGCCCTCGCCTGCGTGGGCAACGACCCGCAGCCCCTGCTCCGGCGCGTTGTCGATCGCTTCACCGGCCGCTTCGCCGGCGGCATCATCGTCATCACCACCGGGGACCTTGAAGCCCGGTGTCGCAGTGCCCTGGAGGGCGTGCCGGACGTGGTCGTGGTTGCCGGACCGGCCGGAGGCGACACGGCGCTCACACTGGCTTTGGCGTGGGAGCACCTGACTGCCCGGGCGCCGACCTGCACGCATGTCTGGGCGCATCCTGTCGATGTGCCGGATATCTCGGCGAAAACGCTCGTGCAGCTTGCCGGCGTGTCGGAGTCGCGGCCGGAACGGGCCGTGCGCCCGACCTGGTCCGGTACGCCCGGTCATCCGCTGGTCCTGCCGGTGGCGACACTGGGCCTGCTCGCGCCGGAAGCCAGGACCTGGACCGGGCCCTGGCGCGCATTGATGGAGCAGGCGGTGGCGGAGGGGCGCATTTCCGCCCCGGTGCTGGTCGCCGTGGCGGACCCCGGCGTGGTCCACGATCATGACGAACCTGGTGCAACGGGCGGCGCCGCCGCCTCTGGAGGCCGGAACGATGACACCTGA
- a CDS encoding XdhC family protein has product MTPDPWRTPCEGDVLLELGAMVHEQRAGVLATVVRTERSTPRQPGAKMIIHPDGRLTGSIGGGAAEAHVVGCAGEVAAGGECRLVAIDLDGGHGVCGGRMEIFLEPVLRAVPFVLVGGGHVGRAMVEVGRTLPFRFLLVDDRADILEGLPDSAGVRTVACGPEALAGHLVGAAGGAVLIASRGHAQDADYLEALLKAAPGLGRPFVFIGLLGSRVKTAVTLKELERRGVAAPSLGRVRAPVGLDLGDETPAEIALAVLAEALAVVRGRAFLKDEAGRELGLRLRSRRT; this is encoded by the coding sequence ATGACACCTGATCCCTGGCGCACGCCGTGCGAAGGCGACGTTCTGCTTGAACTGGGCGCCATGGTCCATGAGCAGCGCGCCGGCGTGCTGGCTACGGTCGTGCGCACCGAGCGGTCGACGCCGCGGCAGCCCGGCGCGAAGATGATCATCCATCCCGACGGCAGGCTGACGGGCAGCATCGGCGGCGGTGCCGCGGAGGCCCATGTCGTGGGCTGTGCCGGCGAGGTGGCGGCGGGTGGCGAGTGTCGACTCGTCGCGATCGATCTCGACGGTGGACATGGCGTCTGCGGCGGTCGCATGGAGATCTTCCTGGAACCCGTGCTTCGCGCCGTGCCCTTCGTGTTGGTCGGCGGCGGCCACGTGGGGCGCGCCATGGTCGAGGTCGGCCGCACCCTGCCGTTCCGCTTCCTGCTGGTCGATGACCGCGCGGACATCCTCGAAGGTCTGCCGGACAGTGCCGGCGTCCGCACGGTGGCCTGCGGGCCCGAGGCCTTGGCGGGCCATCTCGTCGGCGCGGCGGGGGGCGCCGTGCTCATCGCCAGCCGCGGCCATGCCCAGGACGCCGACTACCTCGAGGCCCTGCTGAAGGCGGCACCGGGCCTCGGCCGGCCGTTCGTGTTCATCGGCCTGCTCGGAAGCCGCGTCAAGACGGCTGTCACGCTCAAGGAACTGGAGCGGCGCGGGGTGGCGGCACCGTCCCTGGGGCGCGTGCGGGCGCCGGTGGGACTGGATCTGGGCGACGAGACGCCCGCCGAGATCGCACTGGCGGTCCTGGCCGAGGCACTGGCCGTGGTGCGCGGTCGCGCGTTCCTGAAGGACGAGGCCGGACGTGAACTCGGTCTACGGCTGAGGAGCCGGCGCACGTGA